In Leptodactylus fuscus isolate aLepFus1 chromosome 2, aLepFus1.hap2, whole genome shotgun sequence, one genomic interval encodes:
- the PRR13 gene encoding proline-rich protein 13 codes for MWNPNAPAQPGYPPNPAYPPPTNPAYPPGAPMQPGYPSGQPVYPPGNPAYPPGQPGYPVGQPIHPGHPGYPPPHSGPCPPGMPGYPVNPMMPGYPMDKKMRKKMKKAHKKAHKHAHGRRSSSSSSSSSD; via the exons ATGTGGAATCCTAATGCTCCAG CACAGCCTGGTTACCCACCAAATCCAGCATATCCACCTCCCACCAATCCAGCATACCCACCAGGTGCACCTATGCAGCCTGGCTACCCCTCCGGACAACCAGTATACCCTCCAGGGAATCCTGCCTATCCTCCTGGTCAGCCAGGGTACCCTGTAGGACAGCCAATTCATCCTGGGCACCCTGGTTACCCACCTCCACATTCTGGACCTTGCCCACCAGGTATGCCTGGTTATCCAGTTAATCCTATGATGCCTGGTTATCCTATGGATAAGAAAATGAGAAAGAAGATGAAGAAGGCACATAAAAAAGCTCACAAGCATGCGCACGGGAGG AGATCTTCCTCCTCATCTTCTTCCAGCAGCGATTAA